Proteins from a genomic interval of Actinoalloteichus hymeniacidonis:
- the lspA gene encoding signal peptidase II codes for MTISGPDDGACSKRPVRPLGVRRVGRRVFVRDNGRVNTEHPDPDPVDRASDTPRAEPVETGSDPDRAAAGDTVADPAADSVVVEQPAVPLPPKRVGLLVSAALAVLALDIVTKVVAVENLEHRPPVELFGGGLYLVLFRNPGAAFSMATGMTWLLSLISIAVVVGILWMAPRLRSIGWGIGLGLVLGGALGNLVDRLFRAPGPLEGHVVDFLSLLAPDGSVWPVFNIADSSLVSGGVLLVLLAFLGKDYDGTTIKNEKKSAKKAAREAPPGAATDAADRTESTGSGRTRQEGSA; via the coding sequence ATGACGATCTCCGGTCCCGATGACGGTGCCTGCTCGAAGCGGCCTGTGCGGCCGCTCGGTGTGCGTCGGGTCGGTCGCCGGGTGTTCGTGCGGGACAATGGCCGGGTGAACACCGAGCATCCCGACCCGGACCCCGTCGACAGGGCGAGCGACACGCCTCGGGCCGAGCCCGTCGAGACCGGCAGCGACCCGGACCGAGCCGCTGCCGGGGACACCGTCGCAGACCCGGCGGCGGACTCGGTCGTGGTCGAGCAGCCCGCTGTGCCGTTGCCGCCCAAGCGAGTCGGTCTACTGGTGTCGGCGGCGCTGGCGGTGCTGGCGCTCGACATCGTCACGAAGGTCGTCGCGGTGGAGAATCTGGAGCACCGACCGCCGGTCGAGCTCTTCGGTGGTGGGCTCTACCTGGTGCTCTTCCGCAATCCCGGCGCCGCGTTCTCGATGGCCACCGGGATGACCTGGTTGTTGTCCCTGATCTCGATCGCCGTCGTCGTCGGAATCCTGTGGATGGCGCCTCGACTGCGGTCGATCGGCTGGGGAATCGGACTCGGCTTGGTGCTGGGTGGTGCGCTCGGTAATCTCGTCGACCGGCTGTTCCGGGCGCCCGGGCCGCTGGAGGGCCACGTCGTCGACTTCCTGTCGCTGTTGGCCCCCGACGGCAGTGTGTGGCCGGTGTTCAATATCGCGGACTCCTCGTTGGTCAGCGGTGGTGTGCTGTTGGTCCTGCTCGCTTTCCTGGGTAAGGACTACGACGGCACGACGATCAAGAACGAGAAGAAGAGCGCGAAGAAGGCGGCACGCGAAGCCCCACCCGGTGCGGCGACCGACGCGGCTGATCGCACTGAGTCGACCGGGTCCGGGAGGACCCGACAGGAGGGTTCCGCATGA
- the ileS gene encoding isoleucine--tRNA ligase, whose product MAYPKVRLTGPDSAGVPAQPSFPEVEEAVLSYWSADDTFAESIRARPSGENGSNEFVFYDGPPFANGLPHYGHLLTGYVKDVVPRYQTMRGKRVERRFGWDTHGLPAEVEAERQLGIDHKSQIEQMGIDVFNEACRTSVLRYTDQWREYVTRQARWVDFDNDYKTLDLDYMESVMWAFKSLWDKGLVYDGFRVLWYCWRCETPLSNTETKMDDVYRDRQDPAVTVSMRLETGERALIWTTTPWTLPSNLAMAVHPDVEYVTVEHEGERYLLAEARLAHYARELGEDAVDRIVARCTGAELLGRRYTPPFDFFLGRPNAHQILAADYVTTEDGTGIVHIAPAFGEDDKAVTDAADIEPVVPVDSRGRFTTEVPPYAGQQVFEANKEIIRDLKAAGSLVRHETYDHPYPHCWRCRNPLIQRAVSSWFVAVTRFRDRMVELNQQIDWVPGQIRDGQFGKWLEGARDWSISRNRYWGSPIPVWTSDDPAYPRVDVYGSLDELERDFGVRPTDLHRPYIDNLTRPNPDDPTGRSTMRRVPEVLDCWFESGAMPFAQVHYPFENRDWFEHHYPGDFIVEYNGQTRGWFYTLHVLATALFDRPAFRHAVVHGIVLGDDGQKMSKSLRNYPAVDEVFARDGADAMRWFLMSSSILRGGNLIVTERGVRDAVRQSVLPLWNSWYFLALYANAESVEGASLTDSDFGARTGRGPSTHVLDRYVLAKTHELVVDTGAAMDASDLAGACGLVESFLEVLTNWYVRRSRERFWAGDQAAVDTLHTVLEVVCRVAAPLLPLTTEAVWRGLTGGRSVHLADWPEVENLPADPALVTAMDRVRQVCSTTSALRKAAKLRVRLPLRTLVVAAPDAAALEPFLDLIRDEVNVKDVQLTDDVSAYGRFEIAVNARAAGPRIGKAVQQVIRAVKAGEWTQEADGTVTAAGVQLLPGEFEERLVAADPSATSALPGGAGVVVLDTEVTEELATEGLVKDAVRVVQQARRDADLHVSDRIELTVSATEDVTAALRQWEGFLGKETLAVRVVFAPVDGGFAGTVGDGAQIAVAVRKA is encoded by the coding sequence ATGGCCTACCCCAAGGTCCGCCTCACCGGTCCGGATTCCGCCGGAGTTCCCGCCCAGCCCTCGTTCCCCGAGGTCGAGGAAGCGGTGCTCTCCTACTGGTCGGCCGACGACACCTTCGCCGAGAGCATCCGGGCCCGCCCCAGTGGCGAGAATGGCTCCAACGAGTTCGTCTTCTACGACGGCCCGCCCTTCGCAAACGGGCTCCCGCACTACGGGCACCTGCTGACCGGCTACGTCAAGGACGTCGTGCCGAGGTACCAGACCATGCGCGGCAAGCGTGTCGAGCGCCGCTTCGGCTGGGACACCCACGGCCTGCCCGCCGAGGTGGAGGCGGAACGGCAGCTCGGGATCGATCACAAGTCGCAGATCGAGCAGATGGGCATCGACGTCTTCAACGAGGCCTGCCGTACCTCGGTGCTGCGCTACACCGACCAGTGGCGCGAGTACGTCACCCGCCAGGCCCGCTGGGTGGACTTCGACAACGACTACAAGACCCTCGACCTGGACTACATGGAAAGCGTCATGTGGGCCTTCAAGTCGTTGTGGGACAAGGGTCTGGTCTACGACGGCTTCCGGGTGCTCTGGTACTGCTGGCGCTGCGAGACACCGCTGTCCAACACCGAGACGAAGATGGACGACGTCTACCGCGATCGGCAGGACCCCGCGGTCACCGTCTCGATGCGGTTGGAGACCGGGGAACGCGCGCTGATCTGGACGACGACCCCGTGGACGCTGCCGAGTAACCTCGCCATGGCCGTCCACCCGGACGTCGAGTACGTGACCGTCGAGCACGAGGGCGAGCGCTACCTGCTCGCCGAGGCGCGACTGGCGCACTATGCCAGGGAACTCGGTGAGGACGCCGTCGACCGGATCGTCGCGCGGTGCACCGGCGCCGAACTGCTCGGCCGCCGCTACACGCCACCCTTCGACTTCTTCCTCGGTCGGCCCAACGCCCATCAGATCCTGGCGGCCGACTACGTCACCACGGAGGACGGCACCGGGATCGTGCACATCGCCCCGGCCTTCGGTGAGGACGACAAGGCCGTCACCGACGCCGCGGACATCGAACCCGTCGTGCCGGTCGACTCGCGGGGCCGCTTCACCACCGAGGTGCCGCCGTATGCGGGACAGCAGGTCTTCGAGGCCAACAAGGAGATCATCCGCGACCTCAAGGCCGCCGGGTCGCTCGTGCGGCACGAGACCTACGACCACCCCTATCCGCACTGCTGGCGCTGCCGGAACCCGCTGATCCAGCGCGCGGTGTCGTCCTGGTTCGTCGCCGTCACCCGCTTCCGGGACCGGATGGTCGAGCTGAACCAGCAGATCGACTGGGTGCCCGGGCAGATCCGGGACGGCCAGTTCGGCAAGTGGCTGGAGGGCGCCAGGGATTGGTCGATCTCGCGGAACCGCTACTGGGGCTCGCCGATCCCGGTGTGGACCTCCGACGACCCCGCCTACCCCAGGGTCGACGTGTACGGCTCGCTCGACGAGTTGGAGCGCGACTTCGGGGTCCGGCCCACCGATCTGCACCGGCCGTACATCGACAACCTGACCCGCCCCAACCCGGACGACCCGACCGGTCGGTCGACCATGCGCCGGGTTCCCGAGGTCCTGGACTGCTGGTTCGAGTCCGGGGCGATGCCCTTCGCCCAGGTGCACTACCCGTTCGAGAACCGCGACTGGTTCGAGCACCACTACCCCGGCGACTTCATCGTGGAGTACAACGGCCAGACCAGGGGCTGGTTCTACACGCTGCACGTGCTGGCCACGGCGTTGTTCGACCGGCCCGCGTTCCGGCACGCGGTGGTGCACGGGATCGTCCTCGGTGACGACGGCCAGAAGATGTCGAAGTCGCTGCGCAACTACCCGGCGGTGGACGAGGTGTTCGCGCGGGACGGCGCGGACGCGATGCGCTGGTTCCTGATGTCCAGTTCGATCCTGCGTGGCGGCAACCTGATCGTCACCGAGCGGGGGGTGCGCGACGCGGTCCGGCAGTCGGTGCTGCCGCTGTGGAACTCCTGGTACTTCCTGGCGCTGTACGCCAACGCCGAGTCGGTCGAGGGTGCCTCGTTGACCGACTCCGACTTCGGTGCGCGGACCGGGCGCGGTCCCTCCACCCATGTCCTGGACCGGTATGTGCTGGCCAAGACGCACGAGCTGGTGGTCGACACGGGTGCCGCGATGGACGCCTCCGACCTGGCGGGCGCCTGCGGCCTGGTCGAGAGTTTCCTGGAGGTGCTCACCAACTGGTATGTGCGTCGGTCGCGGGAACGTTTCTGGGCGGGCGACCAGGCCGCGGTGGACACGCTGCACACGGTGCTGGAGGTGGTGTGTCGGGTGGCCGCGCCGCTACTGCCGCTGACCACCGAGGCCGTGTGGCGTGGGTTGACCGGCGGGCGTTCGGTGCACCTGGCCGACTGGCCGGAGGTGGAGAACCTGCCCGCAGACCCGGCGCTGGTGACGGCGATGGACCGCGTTCGCCAGGTCTGCTCGACGACGTCGGCGCTGCGCAAGGCCGCCAAGCTGCGGGTGCGGTTGCCGTTGCGCACCCTCGTGGTGGCGGCGCCGGACGCGGCGGCACTGGAGCCCTTCCTGGATCTGATCCGGGACGAGGTCAACGTCAAGGACGTGCAGTTGACCGACGACGTCTCGGCCTACGGTCGGTTCGAGATCGCCGTCAACGCCAGGGCGGCGGGCCCGAGGATCGGCAAGGCGGTCCAGCAGGTCATCCGCGCGGTGAAGGCGGGGGAGTGGACGCAGGAGGCCGACGGCACCGTCACGGCGGCGGGCGTGCAACTGCTTCCCGGTGAGTTCGAGGAGCGGCTGGTCGCGGCCGATCCATCGGCTACCTCGGCACTACCCGGCGGCGCGGGCGTGGTCGTGCTGGACACCGAGGTCACCGAGGAGCTGGCCACCGAGGGTCTGGTCAAGGACGCGGTACGGGTCGTGCAGCAGGCGCGGCGGGACGCGGACCTGCACGTCTCCGACCGCATCGAGCTGACCGTGTCGGCGACCGAGGACGTCACCGCAGCCCTGCGACAGTGGGAGGGCTTCCTGGGCAAGGAGACACTGGCGGTCCGGGTCGTCTTCGCACCCGTCGACGGTGGCTTCGCCGGAACGGTCGGCGACGGCGCACAGATCGCCGTCGCGGTACGCAAGGCCTGA
- the wag31 gene encoding DivIVA-like cell division protein Wag31, translating into MPLTPADVHNVAFSKPPIGKRGYNEDEVDAFLDLVEGELARLIEENNELRNQIEQLDQQLDNTRADLEDARAGAAAAPASRPAEEPRRLSPVPAPSMVEQTAPGGDHHVQAAKVLGLAQEMADRLTGEAKAEADGMLSEARTKSEQLLSEARTKSDGLVNEARTRAETMLGDARTRSEAVERQSREKAATLERDAQRKHSEILAGITQEKNSLDKEIEVLRTFEREYRTRLKTMLDSQLRELEDRGSAVPPIESTRSSHQTGYSFGGRTAEAG; encoded by the coding sequence ATGCCGTTGACGCCCGCCGACGTGCACAACGTCGCGTTCAGCAAGCCACCGATTGGCAAGCGGGGCTACAACGAGGACGAGGTGGACGCATTCCTCGACCTGGTTGAAGGCGAACTCGCAAGACTGATCGAAGAGAACAACGAACTGCGCAACCAGATCGAGCAGCTGGACCAGCAACTCGACAACACGCGCGCGGACCTGGAGGACGCCCGAGCAGGTGCTGCCGCCGCGCCCGCGAGCAGGCCTGCGGAGGAGCCAAGGCGACTCTCGCCGGTGCCCGCACCGTCGATGGTCGAGCAGACCGCACCGGGCGGGGACCACCACGTCCAGGCGGCGAAGGTTCTCGGACTGGCCCAGGAGATGGCCGACCGCCTCACCGGCGAGGCGAAGGCCGAGGCCGACGGCATGCTCTCGGAGGCGAGGACGAAGTCCGAGCAGCTCCTCTCCGAGGCACGGACGAAGTCCGACGGGCTGGTGAACGAGGCCCGGACCAGGGCCGAGACCATGCTCGGTGACGCGCGCACTCGCTCCGAAGCAGTGGAGCGGCAGTCCAGGGAGAAGGCCGCGACCCTCGAGCGCGATGCGCAGCGCAAGCACTCCGAGATCCTCGCGGGGATCACCCAGGAGAAGAACAGCCTGGACAAGGAGATCGAGGTCCTGCGGACCTTCGAACGCGAGTACCGCACCAGGCTCAAGACGATGTTGGACTCCCAGCTGCGCGAGCTGGAGGACCGGGGCAGCGCCGTCCCGCCCATCGAGTCCACTCGATCCAGCCATCAGACGGGATACAGCTTCGGCGGTCGCACCGCCGAGGCGGGCTGA
- a CDS encoding YggT family protein codes for MELFRIIAYYALFFFWLLLMARIVVELVRAFAREWRPAGGVAVALETIYTVTDPPVRALRRMIPTVRIGGVGLDLSIMVLLLVVFILMRLVSPA; via the coding sequence GTGGAACTCTTCCGGATCATCGCTTACTACGCGCTGTTCTTCTTCTGGCTGCTCTTGATGGCGCGTATCGTGGTGGAGCTGGTTCGGGCGTTCGCCAGGGAATGGCGACCGGCCGGAGGGGTTGCGGTCGCGCTCGAGACCATCTACACAGTGACCGACCCGCCGGTTCGGGCGCTCCGGCGCATGATCCCGACGGTTCGAATCGGCGGGGTCGGACTGGACCTGTCGATTATGGTTCTACTGCTGGTCGTCTTCATCCTGATGCGACTGGTGAGCCCGGCTTAG